The DNA window AAGCCAGATGACCTTATATCAGGTCCATAGATTATTCAGCCAGATACCAACATGCTGAAAAAAAGCGAGCGCAACTAAATGTTATTCACATCAAAAAAAGATATTATCCCATTTAAATTCATAAGGTTATTGGAATATCTTCTATTATCTTCATTTACTCATAAAGATGTGATCTTAATCACATTTTTCCTTCGAGGTATTTTATCAATGTCATCCCTTGCTGGGAGAAAAACATCGTGCCTTAGCGCAACTACATCACCAATATCGGATATAATCTCAAGCCCTGTTTAACGCTAACGATATTTATAAAGGAATGTTAATGAGCGATATAGATCTCAGCCCGGCACAACGCGATCTTCTACGCGAGAAGCTGTGTCAATACTGCGAAGAGAATTTTGAACTGGAGTTGGAGCAATTTGACGCCGAATTCTTTGTCGACTTTATCGCTAAAGAACTGGGGCCGATGTTTTATAACGCCGGGATTGATACAGCGATTAGCACCCACGTCGCCTGGAGCGATCGGATTCAGGAAGAGATGGACCTGAAAAAAGTCTATTAACACCAACCGTCCAATAGCTCGACATGAGTGGGAGATCAATAAAGACTTACTATTAACATGGTTATAATGCGGCTTCTTTCATCATCTCCCGTGTACGGGGAAGGAAAACCATGTCGCTTATCACCGATCTACCTGCCATTTTTGACCAATTCTCCGAGGCTCGCCAGAAGGGCTTTCTCACGGTCATGGATCTTAAAGAGCAAAATATCCCGCTGGTTGGCACCTACTGCACCTTTATGCCGCAGGAGATCCCGCTGGCCGCAGGGGCGGTAGTCGTTTCACTGTGCTCAACCTCCGACGAAACGATTGAAGAGGCGGAAAAGGATCTGCCGCGCAACCTCTGTCCGCTGATTAAAAGCAGCTACGGCTTTGGCAAAACCGACAAATGCCCCTACTTCTACTTTTCCGACCTCGTAGTGGGCGAAACCACCTGCGACGGCAAAAAGAAGATGTATGAGTACATGGCCGAATTCAAAGCCGTGCACGTCATGCAGCTACCTAACGGCGCCAACGACGACGCCTCTCGGGCGCTGTGGAAAGCAGAAATCCTGCGCCTGCAACGGGCCGTGGAGGACCGCTTCGGCACGCCCATTACCGAAACCGCCTTGCGCGAAGCCATTATCCTTAAGAACCGCGAACGCCGGGCGCTGGCGAACTTCTATCGCGTCGGGCAACTTAACCCGCCCGCACTCAGCGGCAGCGATATTTTAAAAGTGGTTTACGGCGCGACTTTCCGCTTCGACAAAGAAACGCTGATTGATGAGCTCAACAGCATGGCCGAACGGGTTCGCCAGCAATGGCAGGAGGGCAAACGGCTGGAATCGCGGCCACGCATTCTTATCACCGGCTGCCCGATTGGCGGCGCGGCGGAAAAAGTGGTGAAGGCGATTGAGGACAACGGCGGCTGGGTGGTCGGTTTTGAAAACTGCACCGGAGCCAAGGCCACCGAGCGCTGCGTCGAAGAAACCGGCGACGTCTACGATGCTCTGACCGACAAATACCTCGCCATCGGCTGCTCCTGCATCTCGCCTAACGACCAACGCTTAACCCTGCTCAGCCAGATGGTGGAAGAGTACCAGGCCGACGGGGTGGTGGACGTTATTTTGCAGGCCTGCCACACCTACGCGGTGGAATCGCTGGCGATTAAACGCCACGTGCGCCAGCAGCACAACATTCCCTATATCGCCATTGAGACCGACTATTCGACAGCGGATATCGGCCAGCTCAGCACCCGCGTCGCGGCCTTTATTGAAATGTTGTAGGAGGCATGAGTGACGTTTACCGCAGGGATTGATTCCGGTTCTACCGCCACCAAAGGCATCCTGCTCCAGGACGGCGCGATCCAGCGCCGTTTTCTCTGCCCGACGCCGTTTCGCCCCGCCGATGCCATCGTTGAGGCGTGGGAAACGCTTTGCGCCGGGCTGGATGAACGGCCGTTTTTAACCTTAACCGGCTATGGTCGCCAACTGGTAGATTTTGCCGATAAGCAGGTGACGGAGATCTCCTGCCACGGTCTCGGTGCGCGTCTGCTGGCACCGGAGACCCGGACGGTCATCGACATTGGTGGTCAGGATAGCAAGGTTATCCAGTTGGATGATGACGGCAATCTCACCGATTTTTTGATGAATGACAAATGCGCGGCGGGCACCGGGCGCTTTCTGGAGATTATCTCGCGTACGCTCGGCGCCAGCGTCGAACAGCTCGACAGCATCACCGAAGGGATTGAACCGCATGCGATCACCAGCATGTGCACGGTGTTCGCCGAATCCGAGGTCATCAGCCTGCGTTCAGCTGGAGTGCCGCCGGAGGCCATTCTCGCCGGGGTGATCAACGCCATGGCCCGGCGCAGCGCCAATTTTATTGGCCGCCTGTCGGCACAAGGCCCGCTGCTGTTTACCGGCGGCGTCAGCCACTGCGCGGCGTTCGCGCGAATGCTGGAGGGCCATGTCGGCATGGCGGTGCATACGCATCCCGACGCGCAGTTTGCCGGGGCGATCGGCGCGGCGCTGATCGGTTTACGTCAGAGGAACCGCAGGTGACGGAATATTTGTTTTTATTTCATTCGACGGTAGGCGTGGTGCGTACCCGCAAAGCCCTGCAGGCGGCGGGAATGACCTTCCGGGTGAAGGACATTCCACGCCAGCTGCGCGGCGGCTGCGGGCTATGCATCTATCTGAGCTGTGAAGCAGGAGCGGAACAGCGGTGGGCTGTTCCCGGTGAAACGCAGGCTGTTTACCATTTTGACGGCGAGGCGTTTGAACTCCTGCACGAATTCCCGCCTGCCGTAAACCCTACTGATAGTTAATGGTAAACTCGACCGACGTATCGGCCTTACCTGCCCGCAGCGTGCTCTCATTGTTACGTGCATAGCGCGCTCTCAGCGGTATTGCGTAGCTGGCGGTGGTTTGCAGCAGCGTCAGGCCAGAGTCGGTCAACGTATTGGCTTTAGAATTGGTTAGCACATTCACGTTATCGCGATTTTGTATCTCCAGGCACATCCCTTTTGCCATATCGATATCATCGGTCAGCGCTGCGCACTCGCCGCCCGCCGCCAGGGTTTGATAACCGCTGGCCGGATTAAGCAAAAAACTAATGCTATTCGGCATATCTGGCCCAGCGATTGTATAATCATCTTTATTTGTCCAACGTATCACCGCCGTCGACGACGAATCCGACGCGTTGCGGTTATAGCGCCCATACATCGGCGGACAGTTCAGGAGATTGATGTTGAAATCCACCCATTCGGTGGTCGTCGATTGCGCAATTGAGTGCTCCCCCATTGGCACCGTCACATCCGGCGTCTGGCAGGTACCCGCAACGACATTCACACCACCCGAGATATTCCAGCGGTAACCATAATCCTGGGTTACACCAGTGGCATTCGTTGCCTGAGCGGAATGAGTAATCGCCGGGTACGTGAACGCCACAGTCCAGGTACCCGGGGCAATATCCCCGACTTTCACCAGCAGGAGTTCAAAGGCCTGATCGGCGTATGACGTGCCAAAGCTCCTCGATTCCGTGTCTGGAATATTCGTTTGCTTCGTAGAGGAGTCCGGCAATCCATATAACGATGTTGAATTATTGTTATAGGTAACGGCGACAACCACCCCAATGCCGGAAACCCCGGTACTGTAAACATTAAGCCCCTGGTACTGCCCGACAACTGCAGGCAGCGAACCCTCAATGTTTAACGCATGGACTAACTTAAGATACTCCCCGCCAGGCACGTTCGAAGTGCAGCCATCAACGCCGATGACCTGCGTATCGGCATCATAAATGTACTGCCTGTAAAGTACGGAGCCTACGGGTAAATCACGTAATGCCGAAACCGTCATACTTTTGCCTAATACCGAGACATATTGGTCGACGTAAGACGTACGGCCAGAATAATTTTTCGTACAATTAATTGTAGCGGACGAAAGAAACGGCAGCAGTAATAACCCCACTATCCCCCATCGTAGCCAGCTTTTAATCGGCATAATTAACCCTCCCTGGAGGTCAGCGGCATTCGGCATTAATATTGACAATCTCCGTCCCTGAAGAGGCCGGAAGTGAATAATTGATGGCGCAGGAATCCTCTTTGCTATCCCCCCAGCTCACCCGAAGCTGGCCTGAAATATGAGCAAGACGGGCAAAAATACGTTGCCCCTGCCCCACTACGCCCACCACGTTTTGTTCCGCATCCAGCACATCCGCACCGAACGGAATCATCTGGCCGTTGGTTAGTTGAATCATCACGGCCTGCCCTTGTAGGGTATCAAAATGCAGCTTAACCACCGCACCGCTGTAAGGCGCGATTTTCTGGCTGGTATTTTCCAGCTCAACGTTCTCCGATATACCTTTAGGATCGATCTCAATCTGGTTGATCTGGTAAGCGTTAAGATAAGGAACAATGGCATAACCAAAACGGTCGACAGTAACTCCTGGGTAACCACTCACTTTTGCCCCTTGAGCACCTTTAGCCTCGACCAGCGCCATGGTATCCGCGGTGTAAGGGGTCAACGTCACGCCGCCACTATGTGCAACTGCGCCGCCGCTAATGCCAAAAGAATAATTACTATAATGTTTACCTGTTCCCACCTGCGCCTGAAGCATTGCCAGAGAACTGCGTAACGAGGTGTTCAGCGAACCGCTGGTCGAATCCCCTTTATTGGAATTCGACGCCGACAGACCATAGCTCAACGAACTGTCTTCCAGCGCTGTACCGCTCAGCCCCAACTGTTCGCGTACCGCACCGCCTGGATCGTGATTCAGGTTCATCGACATCTGGCTGAACGGCGTCGTATTGCCGAGCGGAATGCTCAGCGTCAGCTGGTAGTGGTTTTCATAATCGCCATCACCGTTGCGGTTACGGCTCATACTCAGTCCGTAGCTCACTCGCCCCAAAGCATTGTTATAGCCAAACTGGTACTGGCGATCGGTTCCCTGATTTGCGTCCCAATAATCCTGCTGCCAGACGTTAAGGTAAAAATTCCCCCATCCTTCAGGCAAATTCTGACTGGCACTGATGTTGAGGCGGCTTTTGGGGCGATGAATATCCCAGGTATCATCGCCATATTTCTGCGCATCACGGATCTGCATCGCGGTCATAAAGTCCAGGTATTCTTCTGTCGAATAACGATACGCCGCAACGCTAAAATTACTGCCCGTCGACATAATAAACTGACTGTACTTCAGCTGATAGCTTTGCCCAGACATGCGTTTGCTATAGCCCTGCAGGGGCTTATCCAGCTGAGTTTGCGCCTGGGTGGCATCCAGAGAAAATGTCCCTACAGGCGTGCCCAACGCGACGCCCAACATACCTGCCTGATAATCTTCATTACCCTGAAGACCTGCATAACCGGTAAAAAAGTTATTCAGGCCACGACGCCATGTCAGTTCGCCAAGAAACGGCTCGCTTTCAACCTGATCTTTGCGAAGCTTGCCCATCGTCACGCTATAGTGGTTAGTGCCAGAACGGAGTAGATTACTGGTCGCCGCGTAGGGGATGGTCTGCTGCTGCTCGGAACCATCCGCCTCCTTAATGACCAACTGCAGGTCACCGCCGTAACCTGTGGGATAGAGATCGTTAATTTCAAACGGACCGGGTGATACGGCCGTTTCATATAACAGGCGTCCCTGCTGGAAAATCTGCACCTTCGCCGATGTACGAGCCGTTCCTCGCACAATAGGTGCATAACCTCGCTGGGAATCAGGCAGCATCTGCTCCTCATTTGCCAACTGAATGCCGCGAAATGCAAGGGTATCAAACAGCTCACCCCGGGTATTGCGGTCACCTAATGTCAGGCGTCCTTTTATCGCCGGAATGTCGCGCTGAACGTAGGAATTGAGCGCTTGATAGTGGCTGCCGATGTCATCCTGCCAGCTCCAGTTGCCATTGTGACGAAAATACCAGTTCCCCAGGTTAAAACCCGTAGTAATCCCCGAATAAGCACTTTCGTTTTCCGTTCCCCGGTTTTGCTGGTGATAATAGTTAGCGTTGTAGGTTAGCAGCCCCGCCGTCACGCCTTTGTTCCACTGCACCGGGTTGACGTAACCGCGCGGATTACGTACCAGATAAAGCGCTGGGATTGCTAAATCCAACGTTTGGTTGCTGGGGTCAAATTCCGACGTTACCTGAGGGATAATTTCCGCTGTCGCGAGGCAGGCATCATCCGCGCTATTAGCCAGCAGCGATTGCGCATCGTCGCTAAGTTTCTCGATATTCAGCGGCAGCGTGCGCCATGTTTCAGTGGTCAGGCATATGGCCCCTGTTTTGGCTGGCGGTTTTCCCTCGCTAACCGTAATATCCTGGAATCCCTGATACTGGTTGTTGATCCGCAGCTCAACGCGATATTTGCCGGGCACGGCCAGGTTGTGTTCATAGTGGGTAAGATCGATCTTTTTCTGGCTACCCTGGCTCATAAAGGTGCTATTAAACTGCACTTCATCTGCATCCTGCGCGATAGCAAAAGGGCTAAAACCAAGCGAGATCGCCACGACCAGAGGCGTCGGTTTAAAATTGCAGGAACGAATCATCAAGAACCCCGTTCTATTCCATTACTGTTTACAGGGCGGCGACTACACAATGAATACCGCATTAATTTATTTTTTATTAGGTTCCACAGGGCGTAGAGCGCCGTAGTCATTGATAATCATCGGGTACCAGCGGGGGGTTACGCGGTCCAGCGACCAAGTATGAGTTTCACCTGGCGTTAACATGCTGCCTGCGCCTATATTTTTTTCCCCTTTTTCATCTTCTGAAAAGTAGGCTACCGTCACGTGATATGGTGTGACGTTATGCGCGGTAACTTTATTTCCCTGACGCTTCCATACCACTTTTTCCGGTGCGTCACTCGCGTTTTTAATGAGGTTTTTTGGGCGATAAAAAAGTTTCAGACGTGAGCGAAAAGCCATCGATAGCAAGTTTTTCTCTGCCAGTTCGCCTTTAACCATGGGGGGAATTTCCAGAACATTAAGATAAAAAATGGATTCTTTATCCTGCGGTAATGCTTCACCCGTATAGCGAATACGCAGCGTTTGTCCTTTTCCAGCGTTAACACGGTTAATCGGTGGAGTTAATAAAAAAGGAGCTTTTGCCGTATCCGGGGTCGAAATTTGATCACCATCATCCACCCAGGATTGGATAAGCACCGGTGAACTCCCCTTGTTTTCCATCTTAACGGAGACTTCCCTTTCGCTTTCCGGGTAAATAACGCGCGTTCCTGTAATGACTACAGAGCTATAAACAGGAAAGGCCGCCGCCATGGCAAGTAGTATGGCAATAATGTTTTTTTTCATTATAGAATCCGTCCTGTTAACCGATGGAATTCCTTCCATCGGTGTTTTCATATGTCATCCGATGACGATGAATTTACTGATAATTAATGCTGAAGCTGACATCACTGGTCACAGGGCCTGCTGTCGTAGCTCCCAGTGCATAATACTGAACGGCATAAGGCAGTATAGTGGTTCCGGTGCTCGCACCAGCGGTATTAGGGATAACAACAGGGGTATTGGTTGAAGTTTGTGAACTACGGCCAATATCAATTTTCATATTACTCTGAGCATCGATCAGCTGCAGCTGTACGTTGCCCGCGCCACTCGTAGTTGTATTCACCAGATTGTTAGTGGTGCTATCTACACTCGCACCGTTTTCAAAGTATGCCGCTGCCGTAGACGTGGTTACCAGACCCGTACAACCAGAAAGCTCAATATTAAATTGAGTGCGTCCAGCTACAGCGCCAGGAGCAGCTAAAGCCTGAACAGAAAGAGTAGGCAGTACAACCGTAGCCGGTGAAGGAGAACCATCAATAGCAATCTGACAGGTAGAATCGGTTAGCTGGCCCTGGAAATTGATTTGCCCATCAGAGGCCTGAGCGCCAACAGCAACCAGGCAGGAAACTACAGCGGTAGATAATAATAAACGCTTCATATTTAACTCCATGTTAAAAAAGTCCCTGGATAAGGGGATGTCATTTACAAAAAAAACACTTCTGTTGGAATTTAAACGTCCAACACACGGTCCCATAGCGGTCAATTATTTATTAATACTGATATAATAATATTAGTAATAATAAAATTGCCACTTCACTTATATATTTAAAAAAATAAATATCTTCACAACCAACGTTCAATATTGATAGAGTATTTTTATATTTCCAGAGGTAATTCTGTACCCTTTCCCAGGGATTCGTTCAATCATATTCTCGTCAAAGCCAGCTAATATCAGATTTTGCTTTAAGGCTGATATCACCTGCACTAATCTGGAATGTGAAGAACTCAACCCATTTTTATCCCAGACATGATGCATGATTTCATTATCGGTAATAATGTCCTTTTGATGTTGCATCAAAAGAAAGAATAAAAGATTAGACATAGTACTACGCAAAACAATCGGGCCAGTGCCCAGCAAACGACCAGAAACATTAACAATCTTAAGTGGGCTGTCGAAACAAAAATTTGCATCATCAATCATAAAGCCAAAAACAGATAATGACATTCACATATCCTTATATAATCATCCATAATTATACATCAAGTGAATATATAAATATTTTCCCTGGTGCGATCCAATAATAATCTTATTTCTTGTGGAGATTATAATCTTAATATTAATGAAATCTCAAGCAATGTGAATAATAGGTATAAATATCAACCCAACAACAAAAACAAGAATAAAAAACTATTTTCCAATCAAAAATCAATACATAAAACCAAACAGAATGAAGAATAATCTTAAGAAATTCAGATCAAACAATAAAAACTTAACTCTTTATTTTTAATGAAATTAGAATAAAACACTAAAAATTAAAATAAAATCAATAAAAACAAAAAATTAAGCAAGCTATAAATACCTAAGATAAATCATGAACTAACTTTATTTTATGTAACAAAAGACCATTTCATTCACATATAAGATACTTCACATACGGTTCATTTTTATTTTATATAAATAGGCATTATCTAATCAGATATTATTTTAAGGGGCTAATACATTAGAGCCCCCTATGCGGTTTTCCACAAAACGTCAAACCACACATTATTATCCCTACGTAAAAATACGGTTCACTCCGTAAACACAAACCGCGTCGGCGCAAAACAGTTCAGGATTCGATGCACCAGAAAGACCATGGTCAGCGTCACCACTAAGGCAACGGTTACGGAGGTTATGCGGTACAGATCGCTGAATACCAGATCCTGGTCCGGATGCAGATTCTGGCCAAACATAATGCCGATGGTAGTGATACTGGCGAAGCCCACGCCCGCGCCGACTTTCTCCATCACGTGCAGGCGGGCGCTAAAGGCCAGGCCGAGTCCAATCAGCGGCATCATCAGCACCATATGGTTGCTAAAATCATAGATAACCAACTGCACCAGCAAAATATAGAGACAGGCCATCACCACCCCCACCACGCGCCAGATCGAGCTAATCACCGCCCCGCGATAGTGCATCGGGAAGAGAATTAAAATCCCCGCCATCAGCGCCGACAGGGAATCACTCAGATCGCAGAGCTGGAAGATAACAAAGATCACCGTCGCCACGCTGCCGGAGAGCAGCGATTCATGGCGAATACGAGCGGCATCTTTTTCAATACGCGGCGGCGGCTTGCGCGGTTCCACGTCCGGGATAAAGTAGTTGAGCAGCGCGCTGAGGGCCACCGCCATTACGCACGCCTCCATGTTGGAGAACATCAGCGTGTGCCAGTTGCTGGTGGGATAGCTCATAAAGTTGAGCATCGTGCTCTGGCATACCACGCCCATCGAGCCCAGCAGAAACAACGGCCCCTGGCTCATAAAGCGAAAACGCATCACGTACAGGCCAAAGACCACCAGCGTCATAATTACTGGCCACTGCGAAAGATAGCCGACAATCAGCACCATTTCGACGCAGTTTACCGCTGCGCTGAACACAAACTGCCGCGCCACGTGACGGTTAAATACCGGTACCAGCGAAAGCAGCATCAGCGGGTAAACCACAAAAAAGACGCCGTACTGCACGTCGTAGAAAGTCGAAATGCTCAGCGCGATAGTTCCGGCTACGGCGATGCGCAGCGTCTGGCGAAAATCATTGGCCGTGTAGACGATATTGCCGTGCGGGGTGAATACCCGCGCCAGGGTATTAATAGACATAATGCAGCAGGCTCACCAGATGGATCTGCGCACCAGCAAAGGTGCGGGCAAACGGGCCATCGCTATTATACAGCTGCACCGTAGCGCGTGCGCCGGTAGGCAGCGGCTTGTCCAGCGGCTCATCGAGCGCTACGTGGATACGCATGCGCTGGGCATCGCGCACCCAGCGAGTGGACTGCTCAGGCTGCGACAGCTGACCGTTGACCTCTTCCTGCCCGGCCAGAATCCCGGCATCGCTGCTGGTGACGCGCGCTTTAAAAACTTTACCCGGCAGCGCATCAAACACCACCGCCGCATCGGTATTCACGCCGGTGTGGCGCAGGCTCTTCTCACGGAAATCGGCAACGATATCGGTGTGATTGCTCACCAGCGCCAGCAACGGCGTGGCGGCGGTGGCGTACAGTCCGGGATTGAGCTGAAGGTTGCTCACCATGCCGTCAGTTTCGGCGCGGACCTTTGTCCAGCCGAGGTTAAGCTGCGCTTCTTCCAGCGCATTGCGATACTTTTGCAACGTCACGTTGCGCGCATCATCGCGTTCGCCACGCTGGATCAGCAGGTTCTGGATGCTGGCGCTGAGCGCGCTGACCGACTGTTCGCTGGTTTGCCAGGTGGTGCGCACTTTATCCAGATCCGACTGCGAGACGTTCTGCATAGTGCTCAGCCGCTGATAACGGTCGAGGGTAACCTTGTCGTTGCGCGCGGTGTACTGGGCGGTGCGCAGGTTGGCGCGGGCAGAGGCGATCTGCGCGTCCAGCTGCTGGTTGCTCAGCTTCGCCTGCTCAAGGGCGATTTGTGCGGCCTCTACTTTGTTAATAAACAGCGTCGGGTCCAGCTCATAGAGCAGGTCGCCCTTCTTCACCTGGCTATTATTATGTACATAGACATGGGAGACATAGCCGGAGACGCGCGACGAGACCGGGGTCACCACGCGCATCACGGTGGAGTCCGGGGTGAGCGGGATCCAGATATCGGCAACGATAAACCAGGCGAATATCGCCAGAAACGCGGCAATACTCACCCTTACCCAACGGGCAAACTTCTGTTCAGGGGTCATCATAGTTTTTTAGATCTTATTATCTTCTTCGCGGATAGTCCGCAGATTGCAGGCGATGTGATTTAACGTGGCGCTGAAGGTGGCAAGTTCCGCCTCGGGAATGGTTCGGGTGACGCGATTTTGATAAGTCTCAATCACGCGGTTCAGCTCTTCCAGCCTTGTTCGGCCTTTCGCCGTCAGCGTCAGCAGGCGTATACGCTTGTCATAGGGCGATGTAGAACGCAGCAGATAGCCCTGCTTTTCCAGCTGCGTGAGGGTGCGCATCAGCGGCGGCAGTTCAATGCCCTGCACCTCCGCCAGCTCGCTGACCGAGACGTTATCCCCCAGCTGATGCAGCTGCATCAGCACCGTCCAGCTTGACTGAGTCAGGCCAGTGTCGGTAATGGCAGAATCGATAATCGCGCGCCACTGGCGCACCACCATCGCCATACGCATCCCCATTGGGCGGCGGGCAAACAGGTCGTCTTCGGTCATCTTCTTTTCCTCATTTAACGATGAGGAAAATAATACTTATCAAGATAACTATAAAGAAACAAAGGACAGAGAAGCATGAAATGATAAATTCTGTGAATGTAAATTCCCGATGGAGTATCGGTTTGGTATGGTAGCCCGGACAGGCGCGTCAAGCGCCGCCTCCGGGGAAACCCCGGTCGCGCTGACGTTTACCGGGGCTACGAACGTGCGCGGGGTGAAAAACCGCACGTTTTAATTGATCTGATCCCGTCTTAATCCGACGTCTCTCAGCTGTTCATCGCTCATTCGCTGCAAAACTCGTCGCGTTTGCATCCGAAGCCACCATTTTCTGATCGCTCGCCCTAAAAATACGAAGCCGATAAACGGCTGTTTTGCCCGGTTCTCGTGAAATTCCATCCTCTGCCTCCTCGCCTTGCCAGAGGCTTTATCTTCGCGGATCTGGGGCCAGACAATACAGATTCACAAAACA is part of the Klebsiella huaxiensis genome and encodes:
- a CDS encoding MarR family winged helix-turn-helix transcriptional regulator; protein product: MTEDDLFARRPMGMRMAMVVRQWRAIIDSAITDTGLTQSSWTVLMQLHQLGDNVSVSELAEVQGIELPPLMRTLTQLEKQGYLLRSTSPYDKRIRLLTLTAKGRTRLEELNRVIETYQNRVTRTIPEAELATFSATLNHIACNLRTIREEDNKI
- a CDS encoding DUF2955 domain-containing protein, giving the protein MSINTLARVFTPHGNIVYTANDFRQTLRIAVAGTIALSISTFYDVQYGVFFVVYPLMLLSLVPVFNRHVARQFVFSAAVNCVEMVLIVGYLSQWPVIMTLVVFGLYVMRFRFMSQGPLFLLGSMGVVCQSTMLNFMSYPTSNWHTLMFSNMEACVMAVALSALLNYFIPDVEPRKPPPRIEKDAARIRHESLLSGSVATVIFVIFQLCDLSDSLSALMAGILILFPMHYRGAVISSIWRVVGVVMACLYILLVQLVIYDFSNHMVLMMPLIGLGLAFSARLHVMEKVGAGVGFASITTIGIMFGQNLHPDQDLVFSDLYRITSVTVALVVTLTMVFLVHRILNCFAPTRFVFTE
- a CDS encoding HlyD family secretion protein; the protein is MMTPEQKFARWVRVSIAAFLAIFAWFIVADIWIPLTPDSTVMRVVTPVSSRVSGYVSHVYVHNNSQVKKGDLLYELDPTLFINKVEAAQIALEQAKLSNQQLDAQIASARANLRTAQYTARNDKVTLDRYQRLSTMQNVSQSDLDKVRTTWQTSEQSVSALSASIQNLLIQRGERDDARNVTLQKYRNALEEAQLNLGWTKVRAETDGMVSNLQLNPGLYATAATPLLALVSNHTDIVADFREKSLRHTGVNTDAAVVFDALPGKVFKARVTSSDAGILAGQEEVNGQLSQPEQSTRWVRDAQRMRIHVALDEPLDKPLPTGARATVQLYNSDGPFARTFAGAQIHLVSLLHYVY
- a CDS encoding DUF1127 domain-containing protein encodes the protein MEFHENRAKQPFIGFVFLGRAIRKWWLRMQTRRVLQRMSDEQLRDVGLRRDQIN